A single region of the Devosia sp. FJ2-5-3 genome encodes:
- a CDS encoding Tim44 domain-containing protein, which yields MFASKSFRFASLFACLIMAFSMVSVSDAEARRGGSFGSRGMNTFNSPAPTKTAPTQVAPVQRTMTPGQQQPSAAPTAQSAQPRGGFMNGFGGSLLRGLAIGGLFGLLMGGGFGGMSGILAMIAQIALIGGVIWLAMRFFRGPRPATAGGPDVAAYQAQPQPNAQPKDFGQMFGGGSAAPRAAQPVPGKNALNIGMEDLQIFEQMLTRVQAAFSSENYAALRALTTPEVMGYLSEELATNATNGVKNQVSDVTLLQGDLSESWREGKVEYATVAMRYSSIDYTQDRQSGAIVEGDADNATESTEIWTFKRDIGGDWLLSAIQEA from the coding sequence ATGTTCGCTTCCAAGTCCTTCCGCTTTGCCAGCCTCTTTGCCTGCCTGATCATGGCCTTTTCCATGGTTTCGGTGTCCGACGCCGAGGCCCGCCGGGGCGGCAGCTTCGGCAGCCGTGGCATGAACACCTTTAATTCTCCCGCACCGACCAAGACCGCGCCCACCCAGGTCGCGCCGGTGCAGCGCACCATGACCCCCGGCCAGCAGCAGCCTTCGGCCGCGCCCACCGCCCAATCGGCCCAGCCGCGCGGCGGCTTCATGAATGGCTTTGGCGGCTCGCTCCTCCGCGGCCTCGCCATTGGCGGCCTCTTCGGCCTGCTGATGGGCGGCGGCTTTGGCGGCATGAGTGGCATTCTGGCCATGATCGCCCAGATCGCCCTCATTGGCGGCGTCATCTGGCTGGCCATGCGCTTTTTCCGCGGACCGCGCCCCGCAACGGCAGGCGGCCCCGATGTCGCGGCCTACCAGGCCCAGCCCCAGCCAAATGCACAGCCCAAGGATTTTGGCCAGATGTTTGGTGGCGGATCGGCCGCGCCGCGCGCCGCCCAGCCCGTGCCCGGCAAGAACGCCCTCAACATCGGCATGGAAGACCTCCAGATCTTCGAGCAGATGCTGACCCGCGTGCAGGCGGCCTTCTCGAGCGAAAATTATGCGGCCCTGCGCGCGCTCACAACGCCCGAAGTCATGGGCTACCTCTCCGAGGAACTGGCCACCAACGCCACCAATGGCGTCAAGAACCAGGTTTCCGACGTCACCCTGCTGCAGGGCGATCTCTCGGAAAGCTGGCGCGAGGGCAAGGTCGAATACGCGACCGTCGCCATGCGCTATTCGTCCATTGACTACACGCAGGATCGCCAGTCTGGCGCCATCGTCGAAGGCGATGCCGACAACGCCACCGAGTCCACCGAAATCTGGACCTTCAAGCGTGACATTGGCGGCGACTGGCTGCTCTCGGCCATCCAGGAAGCCTGA
- a CDS encoding cupin domain-containing protein, whose translation MAHIVRAADQIRGSGKTIRFEGATAGTPISFFAVDVGPGQGPKLHRHPYAETWVVKRGRALVVAGSEHFEIGPDDVAVVPAEVPHKFTAIGTERLEMTCIHAAGTMVQENLE comes from the coding sequence ATGGCGCATATTGTGCGGGCAGCTGACCAGATCCGCGGCAGCGGAAAAACCATACGCTTCGAAGGCGCCACGGCAGGGACGCCGATTTCGTTCTTTGCGGTGGATGTAGGGCCAGGACAGGGGCCGAAACTGCACCGGCACCCCTATGCCGAGACATGGGTGGTCAAGCGTGGGCGGGCGCTGGTGGTGGCGGGAAGCGAGCATTTCGAAATCGGGCCGGACGATGTGGCCGTGGTGCCGGCGGAGGTGCCGCACAAATTTACCGCCATCGGGACCGAGCGGCTGGAAATGACCTGCATTCACGCGGCGGGGACGATGGTGCAGGAGAATCTGGAATGA
- a CDS encoding LysE family transporter — protein MTTGESSTIRIGAPTGLALAGIATALALAATSSGWAGGTDGKSFLTGLGLGLAFAASLGPQNLFLIRTGLVRRHMAPVLGAGLASEFTLLLLSAAASGVVAGAFAPIRPALIVLGAGFLLWCGLRQLSQHNQHGIDHVSLKPESHGVAIAHMLIVTWCNPLGYLKWALFAGLLVAQPDIEAKLWCVAGLALASIGKMAIWPLSGRLLGHVLRHKSTVHWFNRISGAALIGSAVLTCTQF, from the coding sequence ATGACCACTGGAGAGAGTTCCACCATCCGGATTGGCGCGCCGACCGGGCTCGCCCTGGCCGGCATAGCCACTGCCCTTGCCCTGGCGGCCACCTCATCTGGCTGGGCGGGCGGAACCGATGGCAAGAGCTTTCTGACCGGGCTCGGCCTGGGATTGGCCTTTGCCGCATCTCTGGGACCGCAGAACCTCTTTCTGATCAGAACGGGGCTGGTTCGGCGGCACATGGCGCCGGTGCTGGGCGCTGGACTGGCCTCGGAATTCACCCTGCTGCTGTTGAGTGCCGCAGCTTCGGGGGTTGTGGCGGGTGCCTTTGCCCCGATCCGACCGGCGTTGATCGTGCTCGGCGCAGGATTTCTGCTCTGGTGCGGCCTGCGCCAGCTCAGCCAGCACAATCAGCATGGCATCGATCACGTCTCGCTCAAGCCCGAAAGCCATGGCGTGGCCATCGCCCACATGCTGATCGTCACATGGTGCAATCCGCTGGGTTATCTCAAATGGGCACTCTTTGCGGGATTGCTGGTTGCTCAGCCGGATATCGAAGCCAAACTCTGGTGCGTGGCCGGGCTGGCGCTCGCATCGATAGGGAAAATGGCAATCTGGCCCTTGAGCGGACGTCTGCTCGGACATGTCCTCCGCCACAAGAGCACCGTGCACTGGTTCAACCGCATCTCCGGGGCGGCGCTAATCGGGTCGGCGGTGCTCACCTGCACGCAGTTCTAA
- a CDS encoding alpha-glucosidase family protein translates to MKEWWRGGVIYQVYPRSFQDSNGDGIGDLPGIIERLDHIASLGVDCIWLSPITKSPQADMGYDVSDYKDVDQLFGSLQDFDTLIKAAHALGLKVIMDQVVSHSSDRHPWFQESSFNRTNPKADWYVWADPHPDGSPPNNWLSVFGGSAWEWHTGRKQYYLHNFLTSQPDLNFHNPEVQDAVLDTMRFWLERGLDGFRLDTVNYYFHDDQLRSNPPLPRDKDDTLKVNPYDMQSHQFSKSQPENIDWLKRVRKLLDEYPNATSVGEVGDDERGVELMSAYTAGNDMLHMCYSFDFLSPKFTAAHFRGKLETFFSSGEGWPCWSFSNHDVIRHMTRWAPHSVSPADLSRQAAALVFTMRGSVCIYQGEELGLPETDIAFEELTDPRGIRFWPGDKGRDGCRTPMPWEAGPPPNGFSTGKPWLPIKHAQSALNVEGQNEDPGSTLNYYREILAWRKSQPALLTGGMEFFDIDEPVLAYRRSAGNKDLICVFNLSPEPRRVTLSGVIGTPLEPVSHNATFIDEDLSLGPNGFAIVEVPAGEASVTA, encoded by the coding sequence ATGAAGGAATGGTGGCGCGGCGGAGTGATCTATCAGGTCTATCCCCGCTCGTTTCAGGACAGCAATGGCGACGGCATCGGCGATTTGCCGGGCATCATCGAGCGGCTCGATCACATTGCCAGCCTGGGCGTGGATTGCATCTGGCTCTCCCCGATCACCAAGTCGCCCCAGGCCGACATGGGCTACGACGTTTCCGACTATAAGGATGTCGACCAGCTCTTCGGTTCGCTGCAGGATTTCGACACGCTGATCAAGGCCGCCCATGCGCTGGGCCTCAAGGTCATCATGGATCAGGTGGTCAGCCATTCGTCCGACCGCCATCCCTGGTTCCAGGAATCGAGTTTCAACCGCACCAATCCCAAGGCCGATTGGTATGTCTGGGCCGATCCGCATCCCGATGGCTCCCCGCCCAACAATTGGCTCTCGGTCTTCGGCGGTTCTGCCTGGGAGTGGCACACCGGGCGCAAGCAATATTACCTGCACAATTTCCTGACCTCGCAGCCCGACCTCAACTTCCACAATCCCGAAGTCCAGGACGCGGTGCTCGACACCATGCGCTTCTGGCTCGAGCGCGGGCTCGATGGCTTCCGCCTCGACACGGTCAATTACTATTTCCACGACGACCAGTTGCGCTCCAATCCGCCGCTGCCGCGCGACAAGGATGACACGCTCAAGGTCAATCCCTACGACATGCAGAGCCACCAGTTCTCCAAGAGCCAGCCCGAAAATATCGACTGGCTGAAGCGTGTGCGGAAGCTGCTCGACGAATATCCGAACGCCACCAGCGTCGGCGAAGTCGGGGACGATGAGCGCGGGGTCGAGCTCATGTCGGCCTATACGGCCGGCAACGACATGCTGCACATGTGCTATTCCTTCGATTTCCTCAGCCCCAAATTCACCGCCGCCCATTTCCGCGGCAAGCTCGAAACCTTCTTCTCGAGCGGCGAAGGCTGGCCCTGCTGGAGCTTTTCCAACCACGACGTCATCCGCCACATGACGCGCTGGGCGCCGCACAGCGTCTCGCCCGCCGATCTCTCTCGCCAGGCGGCAGCGCTTGTGTTCACCATGCGTGGTTCGGTCTGCATCTACCAGGGCGAGGAACTGGGCCTGCCCGAAACCGATATCGCCTTCGAGGAACTCACCGATCCGCGCGGCATCCGCTTCTGGCCTGGCGACAAGGGCCGCGATGGCTGTCGCACCCCCATGCCGTGGGAAGCAGGTCCTCCGCCTAATGGTTTTTCCACCGGCAAGCCGTGGCTGCCGATCAAGCACGCCCAGTCCGCGCTCAATGTCGAGGGCCAGAACGAAGACCCCGGCTCGACCCTCAATTACTACCGCGAAATCCTCGCCTGGCGGAAATCCCAGCCGGCGCTTCTCACCGGCGGCATGGAGTTTTTCGACATCGACGAGCCGGTCCTCGCCTATCGCCGCAGCGCCGGCAACAAGGATTTGATCTGCGTCTTCAATCTCTCGCCCGAGCCGCGCCGCGTCACCCTGTCCGGTGTCATCGGCACGCCGCTCGAGCCCGTCAGCCACAACGCCACCTTCATCGACGAGGACCTCTCCCTCGGCCCCAACGGTTTTGCGATCGTCGAAGTCCCGGCGGGGGAGGCTTCGGTCACGGCCTGA
- a CDS encoding M20 aminoacylase family protein has protein sequence MPIINRIAEFHDEITAWRQDLHANPELLFDVHRTAGIVAEKLRAFGCDEVVTGIGRTGVVAIINGRGGTGGKTIGLRADMDALPVTEKTGAPHASTIPGKMHACGHDGHTAMLLGAAKYLSETRNFDGRVALIFQPAEEGGGGGKVMIDDGMIDQFAIDEVYGMHNWPGMPVGQFGIRVGGIMAATDRFYIDVVGKGGHAARPQQTVDPLIVSAQMVVALQTIVSRNLDPMANAVLSVTMLEAGEADNVISRTAKITGTVRTLDPDVQDFIEAKLGEMVPQFARSFGAEASIRYARGYPVTVNSPDETAFAAAVARDVVGDDRVDDDIAPSLGGEDFSFMLQERPGAYIFLGNGASSELHTDTYDFNDEAIPVGVSYWVRLVEKALPVG, from the coding sequence ATGCCCATTATCAATCGTATTGCCGAGTTCCACGACGAAATCACCGCCTGGAGGCAGGATCTGCATGCCAATCCGGAGCTGTTGTTCGACGTGCATCGGACGGCGGGCATCGTGGCGGAAAAGCTGCGCGCCTTCGGCTGCGACGAGGTGGTGACGGGCATCGGTCGGACCGGCGTGGTGGCGATCATCAACGGGCGCGGCGGGACGGGCGGCAAGACAATAGGCCTGCGCGCGGACATGGACGCGCTGCCGGTGACCGAGAAGACGGGGGCTCCCCATGCCTCGACCATTCCGGGAAAAATGCATGCCTGCGGACATGACGGGCACACCGCCATGTTGCTGGGCGCGGCGAAATATCTCAGCGAGACGCGCAATTTCGATGGGCGCGTGGCGCTGATCTTCCAGCCGGCGGAAGAAGGCGGCGGCGGCGGCAAGGTGATGATCGACGACGGGATGATCGACCAGTTCGCCATCGACGAGGTCTATGGAATGCACAATTGGCCGGGCATGCCGGTCGGTCAATTCGGCATCCGCGTCGGCGGGATCATGGCGGCCACGGACCGGTTCTATATCGATGTGGTGGGCAAGGGTGGCCATGCGGCGCGCCCCCAGCAGACGGTGGACCCGCTGATCGTTTCGGCGCAGATGGTGGTGGCGCTGCAGACAATCGTGTCGCGAAACCTCGACCCGATGGCCAATGCCGTCCTCAGCGTGACCATGCTGGAAGCCGGCGAGGCGGACAATGTGATTTCGCGCACGGCGAAAATCACCGGCACGGTGCGCACGCTCGATCCGGACGTGCAGGATTTCATCGAGGCCAAGCTGGGCGAAATGGTGCCCCAATTTGCCCGCAGCTTCGGCGCCGAGGCCAGCATCCGCTATGCGCGCGGCTATCCGGTGACCGTCAACAGCCCCGACGAGACGGCCTTTGCGGCCGCGGTGGCGCGGGACGTGGTGGGCGACGATCGCGTGGACGACGATATCGCGCCATCGCTGGGTGGCGAGGATTTCTCCTTCATGCTGCAGGAGCGGCCGGGGGCCTATATTTTCCTCGGCAATGGGGCATCGAGCGAATTGCACACCGACACCTATGATTTCAACGACGAGGCCATCCCGGTCGGCGTGAGCTATTGGGTGCGGCTGGTGGAAAAAGCACTGCCGGTGGGGTGA
- a CDS encoding electron transfer flavoprotein subunit beta/FixA family protein has translation MKILVAVKRVVDHNVRIRVRPDGTGVETAGVRMSMNPFCKHAVEAAVQLAEAGKADEIVVVSIGPKGTNDVILTALAMGAHRGILVEAEQKLETLTIAKLLAKIVAEEQPDLILLGKQAVDDDSNHVGQMLAALTDRPQATFASEIKVDGTTLEVTREVDYGRETLSLPLPALVTADLRLNTPRNAALPMVMKARSKPLAVRAAADLGVDLTPRLTVENISPPPERVAGKSVASVSEFAASVAAEVNEMEAL, from the coding sequence ATGAAAATCCTCGTCGCCGTCAAGCGCGTGGTCGACCACAATGTGCGCATCCGTGTCCGTCCTGATGGTACGGGCGTCGAGACAGCTGGCGTGCGCATGTCGATGAACCCCTTCTGCAAGCATGCGGTGGAAGCCGCCGTGCAGCTGGCCGAGGCCGGAAAAGCCGACGAGATCGTCGTGGTTTCCATCGGCCCAAAGGGCACCAACGACGTCATTCTCACTGCCCTCGCCATGGGCGCCCACCGCGGCATTCTGGTCGAGGCCGAGCAGAAGCTCGAAACCCTTACCATCGCCAAGCTCCTGGCAAAGATCGTCGCGGAAGAGCAGCCCGATCTCATTCTTTTGGGCAAGCAGGCGGTGGACGACGACAGCAATCACGTCGGCCAGATGCTCGCCGCCCTCACCGATCGCCCGCAGGCCACGTTCGCCTCCGAGATCAAGGTTGACGGCACCACCCTCGAAGTTACCCGCGAAGTCGATTACGGGCGCGAGACCCTGTCGCTGCCGCTCCCGGCATTGGTGACCGCCGACCTTCGCCTCAACACCCCGCGCAATGCGGCCCTGCCCATGGTCATGAAGGCGCGCTCCAAGCCGCTGGCCGTCCGCGCCGCTGCCGATCTTGGCGTCGATCTCACCCCGCGCCTCACCGTCGAAAACATATCCCCGCCGCCCGAACGTGTGGCAGGAAAGAGCGTCGCCTCGGTTTCCGAGTTCGCCGCTTCCGTCGCCGCCGAAGTCAACGAGATGGAGGCGCTCTGA
- a CDS encoding endonuclease domain-containing protein, with protein MSQFARKLRKNPTPAEIRFWRLIAPLRTLHHFRKQVAMGPYVVDFASHSARLVVEIDGDSHFVGDGPERDALRDAALRAHGYRVLRFTNDEVMRNPEGVYLALAETLGEEV; from the coding sequence ATGTCTCAATTTGCGCGCAAGCTGAGGAAGAACCCGACGCCGGCTGAGATCCGGTTCTGGCGATTGATCGCGCCGCTTCGGACTCTCCACCATTTTCGCAAGCAGGTCGCGATGGGGCCCTATGTCGTGGACTTTGCCAGTCATTCGGCGCGACTGGTGGTCGAGATCGATGGCGACAGCCATTTTGTCGGCGACGGGCCGGAGCGAGATGCTCTGCGGGATGCGGCGTTGCGAGCACACGGCTATCGCGTGCTGCGGTTTACCAATGACGAAGTGATGCGCAATCCGGAGGGGGTTTATCTGGCGCTGGCTGAGACGCTGGGGGAGGAGGTTTGA
- a CDS encoding electron transfer flavoprotein subunit alpha/FixB family protein, with the protein MSVLLLAEHDNGKLSPATARLVAAASQLGPVDLLVVAEEPAAIAEAASTLSNVRKVLVAKGPETADSLASTLERCAKSYQFVSANASTVGKDVIPRLAAKLDIQPVTDIVAIAAPNRFTRPIYAGNALETVTDPQPLHLLTFRASAFRPVAAGAAAPVETLDNSVTSVARLLAAHRTESDIPDLSTAQIVIGGGVSVGSAAGFQLIEKLGKTLGAAVGATRAAVDAGYAPNDWQIGQTGKIIAPDLYIAIGISGALQHLAGIQGAKKIFAINTDPEAPLMKLADVALVGDLFEIIPQLIAELEKLGVTKPTG; encoded by the coding sequence ATGTCCGTTCTTCTGCTTGCCGAACACGACAACGGAAAACTCTCGCCCGCGACGGCGCGCCTCGTCGCTGCCGCCAGCCAATTGGGCCCGGTCGATCTTCTGGTCGTGGCCGAAGAGCCAGCTGCCATCGCCGAGGCTGCGTCCACCCTCTCCAATGTTCGGAAAGTCCTGGTCGCAAAAGGTCCGGAAACCGCAGATTCGTTAGCATCAACGCTCGAACGCTGTGCCAAAAGCTATCAATTTGTTAGCGCCAACGCCTCAACGGTGGGTAAGGACGTCATTCCGCGCCTGGCTGCAAAGCTCGATATCCAGCCTGTCACGGACATCGTCGCCATCGCGGCGCCGAACCGCTTCACCCGCCCCATCTACGCCGGCAATGCGCTCGAAACCGTCACCGACCCGCAGCCGCTGCACCTTCTCACGTTCCGCGCCTCGGCCTTCCGCCCTGTTGCGGCTGGTGCCGCTGCGCCCGTGGAAACGCTCGACAATTCAGTCACTTCGGTGGCGCGTCTGCTCGCCGCGCACCGCACCGAGAGCGACATTCCCGACCTCTCGACGGCCCAGATCGTCATTGGTGGCGGTGTCTCGGTCGGTTCCGCAGCAGGCTTCCAGCTCATTGAAAAGCTTGGCAAAACCCTGGGCGCAGCGGTCGGCGCCACCCGCGCCGCGGTCGATGCCGGCTACGCTCCAAATGATTGGCAGATCGGCCAGACCGGCAAGATCATCGCCCCCGATCTCTACATCGCCATCGGCATTTCCGGCGCCCTCCAGCACCTCGCCGGCATCCAGGGCGCCAAGAAGATCTTTGCCATCAACACCGATCCCGAAGCTCCCCTGATGAAACTCGCCGACGTCGCGCTCGTGGGCGATCTATTTGAAATCATTCCGCAATTAATCGCCGAACTGGAAAAGCTGGGTGTCACTAAACCCACCGGCTGA
- a CDS encoding alpha/beta hydrolase — protein MRGLALAALCAVVMATGAMAQEQGATQMNAPSKSYRVAVNGVALHYEIHGAGKPLVMLHGGVNPADMFGAPLAAMAETHQVIAVHLRGHGLSSDGDAPWSSELMADDVDALLEAIGIGSADVMGYSLGGGVALQLAIRHPERVGKLVMVSASIKTSGNYPEVEAAFKAMGAQAADIGAYLATTPMGKMYPDVDWEKLMRRTGEMAAAPFDWSEGVKALTVPTLVIFADADMMYPAHIAEIYGLLGGGTRDAGVDGALRPTPNQLAIIPGTTHYDLISKGVGPVTEFARAFLGE, from the coding sequence ATGAGAGGGCTGGCACTGGCCGCCCTCTGTGCGGTTGTGATGGCCACCGGCGCGATGGCCCAGGAACAGGGAGCAACACAGATGAACGCCCCAAGCAAATCCTACCGCGTCGCGGTGAACGGCGTTGCGCTTCACTACGAAATTCACGGCGCGGGCAAGCCGCTGGTGATGCTGCATGGCGGGGTCAATCCGGCGGATATGTTCGGCGCGCCATTGGCGGCAATGGCCGAAACGCATCAGGTGATCGCCGTGCATCTCCGCGGGCATGGCTTGAGCAGCGACGGCGATGCGCCATGGAGTTCGGAACTGATGGCGGACGATGTCGATGCGCTGCTGGAGGCAATCGGGATCGGAAGCGCCGATGTGATGGGCTATTCGCTGGGTGGCGGCGTGGCGCTGCAACTGGCGATCCGGCACCCGGAGCGGGTGGGCAAGCTGGTGATGGTTTCGGCCAGCATCAAGACAAGCGGGAATTATCCGGAGGTGGAGGCTGCCTTCAAGGCGATGGGGGCACAGGCGGCCGATATCGGGGCGTATCTTGCGACCACGCCCATGGGAAAGATGTATCCCGATGTGGACTGGGAAAAACTGATGCGGCGGACCGGGGAGATGGCGGCGGCGCCGTTTGACTGGTCCGAGGGGGTGAAGGCGCTGACCGTCCCCACGCTGGTGATCTTCGCCGATGCGGACATGATGTATCCGGCCCATATTGCCGAAATCTATGGGCTATTGGGCGGGGGGACGCGGGATGCGGGCGTCGATGGGGCGCTGCGGCCGACGCCGAACCAGCTCGCCATCATACCCGGGACCACGCATTATGATCTGATCAGCAAGGGGGTGGGGCCGGTGACGGAGTTTGCCAGGGCGTTTCTGGGGGAGTGA
- a CDS encoding GNAT family N-acetyltransferase, whose amino-acid sequence MAIVTALLIDHGETVTPLVDLLEASWPEWYNPRGASARADLAERMQREHLPLGIVAFVDGVLAGTCALAARSGGVVSERGPWLGGLVVDPALRGQGVGGTLLARSLVEARRLGHERVYALTASAEALFVREGWRLVETTQVGGEAHAVFVRTS is encoded by the coding sequence ATGGCGATAGTCACGGCTTTGCTGATTGACCATGGCGAGACTGTGACGCCGCTGGTGGATCTGCTCGAGGCAAGTTGGCCCGAATGGTATAATCCGCGTGGCGCTTCGGCACGGGCCGACCTGGCCGAACGCATGCAGCGGGAGCATTTGCCGCTGGGGATCGTGGCCTTTGTCGACGGAGTTCTGGCGGGCACCTGCGCGCTGGCGGCGCGGTCTGGCGGGGTGGTGAGCGAGCGCGGGCCGTGGCTGGGGGGATTGGTCGTGGACCCCGCGCTGCGCGGACAAGGCGTGGGCGGTACGCTGCTGGCAAGGTCGCTGGTGGAGGCGCGGCGGCTGGGGCACGAGCGGGTCTATGCACTGACCGCCAGCGCAGAGGCGCTGTTCGTGCGGGAGGGATGGCGGCTGGTGGAGACTACGCAGGTGGGTGGGGAAGCGCACGCGGTTTTCGTGCGGACGAGCTGA
- a CDS encoding AbrB family transcriptional regulator — MSRPALPEPLSFVLTLALATAGGGVATLLGLPAGWLMGSALAVTVAAMLGLPISMPNWLRDVIYVLIGMSMGASVAPDSLSLLASWPISLAALAIELVIIIAATGWMLTRLFGLDAGTAYLSSFPGHLSLVLGIAASGVGNPRQIVIIQVIRIFMLTIAVPVMAVFLPLGDGIALGSMGVMSPVQLLLLAAGCVAVGLVFIKLKIPAGMVLGAMAAATVAKLGGLYTEAMPGPLMVITFMLTGVLIGSRFVGITRAEFLAAAKGGVIATAMTVGICTAITLVVAQFVDMPFGQIWLGLAPGAIEGMGALGIALGYDTAFIAAHHVIRLLMLSFAIPTVVMLVRWQEKAAQDRQVG, encoded by the coding sequence ATGTCCCGCCCTGCCCTGCCTGAGCCATTGTCTTTCGTGCTGACCCTTGCGCTGGCGACGGCCGGAGGGGGCGTTGCAACGCTGTTGGGACTGCCGGCGGGGTGGCTGATGGGGTCGGCGCTGGCGGTGACCGTTGCGGCGATGCTGGGGCTGCCCATCAGCATGCCCAATTGGCTGCGGGACGTGATCTATGTGCTGATCGGCATGTCGATGGGTGCGAGCGTGGCGCCGGACAGCCTTTCGCTGCTGGCGAGCTGGCCGATCAGCCTGGCGGCGCTGGCGATCGAGCTCGTGATCATCATTGCCGCCACAGGCTGGATGCTGACGCGGCTGTTCGGGCTCGATGCGGGGACGGCCTATCTCAGCTCATTTCCCGGACATTTGTCGCTGGTGCTGGGCATCGCCGCCAGCGGGGTGGGCAATCCCCGCCAGATCGTCATCATCCAGGTGATCCGCATTTTCATGCTGACCATTGCCGTGCCGGTGATGGCGGTGTTCTTGCCGCTGGGCGATGGAATAGCGCTGGGGTCGATGGGCGTGATGAGCCCGGTGCAGCTTCTATTGCTCGCGGCTGGGTGCGTGGCCGTGGGGCTGGTCTTTATCAAGCTGAAAATTCCGGCGGGGATGGTGCTTGGCGCGATGGCGGCGGCGACTGTGGCCAAGCTGGGTGGGCTTTACACCGAAGCCATGCCCGGACCACTGATGGTCATCACCTTCATGCTGACCGGCGTGCTGATCGGGTCGCGGTTTGTGGGCATTACGCGGGCGGAATTTCTGGCGGCGGCCAAGGGCGGGGTTATCGCCACGGCGATGACGGTGGGGATCTGTACCGCGATCACACTTGTCGTCGCGCAATTTGTCGACATGCCATTCGGCCAGATCTGGCTGGGGCTGGCGCCGGGCGCCATCGAGGGCATGGGCGCTCTCGGGATCGCGCTTGGCTATGATACCGCCTTCATTGCAGCGCACCATGTCATTCGCCTCTTGATGCTGAGCTTTGCAATTCCCACAGTGGTTATGCTGGTGCGCTGGCAGGAAAAGGCCGCGCAAGATCGCCAGGTCGGCTGA
- a CDS encoding 2-hydroxyacid dehydrogenase has product MTIEILQTGPLLASCEEALAERYTVHKLHEQADKSAWLKQNGARIRAHAGSGVQADLMDALPNLEIIASFGVGYDNIDTATAKARNIRVTNTPDVLNDAVAELTIGLMISLARRIPQSDQYVRQGKWLAGNFGLFSELTGKTVGILGLGRIGKEIATRAQAMKMRVVYHGRHAQPSVPYVYYDNLEDMARDADWLVIIAPGGKGTEKIVSRKVLEALGPKGAIVNVARGTLVDEAAMVELLQSGGLGGAALDVFEDEPSVPEALFGLDNVVLSPHQGSATNQTRDAMGALLVANLEKHFAGEPLISAVV; this is encoded by the coding sequence ATGACCATCGAGATTCTCCAGACCGGCCCGCTGCTGGCCTCCTGCGAAGAGGCGCTTGCCGAGCGCTACACCGTCCACAAACTCCATGAACAGGCCGACAAATCCGCCTGGCTCAAGCAAAACGGCGCCCGCATCCGCGCCCATGCCGGCTCCGGCGTGCAGGCCGATCTCATGGACGCGCTTCCCAATCTCGAAATCATCGCCAGCTTCGGCGTCGGCTATGACAATATCGACACCGCCACCGCCAAGGCCCGCAATATCCGCGTCACCAACACGCCCGACGTGCTCAACGATGCGGTGGCCGAGCTCACCATCGGCCTCATGATCTCGCTGGCCCGCCGCATCCCCCAGTCCGACCAATATGTGCGCCAGGGCAAATGGCTCGCCGGCAATTTCGGCCTTTTCTCCGAATTGACCGGCAAGACCGTGGGCATTCTGGGCCTTGGCCGTATCGGCAAGGAAATCGCCACCCGCGCCCAGGCCATGAAAATGCGCGTCGTCTATCACGGCCGCCATGCCCAGCCTTCGGTCCCCTATGTCTATTACGACAATCTCGAAGACATGGCCCGCGACGCCGACTGGCTGGTGATCATCGCCCCCGGCGGCAAGGGCACCGAGAAGATCGTCTCGCGAAAAGTCCTCGAAGCCCTCGGCCCCAAGGGCGCCATCGTCAACGTCGCGCGCGGCACGCTCGTCGATGAAGCCGCCATGGTCGAGCTCCTGCAAAGCGGCGGCCTCGGTGGTGCGGCCCTCGACGTCTTCGAAGACGAGCCCTCGGTCCCCGAAGCGCTCTTCGGCCTCGACAATGTCGTGCTCTCCCCCCACCAGGGCAGCGCCACCAACCAGACCCGCGACGCCATGGGCGCGCTTCTCGTCGCCAATCTCGAAAAACACTTCGCCGGCGAACCGCTGATCTCGGCCGTCGTCTGA